From Dreissena polymorpha isolate Duluth1 chromosome 15, UMN_Dpol_1.0, whole genome shotgun sequence, a single genomic window includes:
- the LOC127861016 gene encoding heterogeneous nuclear ribonucleoprotein A3 homolog 1-like isoform X3 — translation MDYGSYGNGYSSGGGGYGGGGGDYSSGGGSYGGGYGGGGYDGGSGYRGGRGRGGSRGGGRGGGRGGSRGSQNDYFKDPESEPFRKLFIGGLSFETTDESLKEHFSQWGEIVDCIVMKDPETKRSRGFGFITYKEAQSIEDAQAHRPHNVDGREVESKRAMPRNSDGTTESSKATKKLFVGGVKDGDTEDDYMNLFSQEGEVEKVNMVTDKDTGKQKPFCFITFVDTDATDKCVLKHEFEVNGHSVQVKKAEEKNQQAGGRGYGGSGFGQGYGDQGGYGGGPMRGSGYSQRGSSGPYGQGYGRGGGRGGSSWQ, via the exons ATGGATTACGGA TCATATGGCAATGGTTACAGCAGTGGAGGCGGTGGTTAcggaggtggtggtggtgactACAGCTCAGGTGGTGGCAGCTACGGGGGCGGTTATGGTGGGGGAGGATACGATGGTGGTAGTGGATACAGAG GTGGTAGAGGCCGTGGAGGGAGCCGAGGTGGCGGCAGGGGTGGAGGTCGCGGCGGCAGCAGGGGGTCACAAAACGACTACTTCAAGGACCCAGAGTCTGAGCCTTTCAGGAAACTTTTCATCGGAGGATTGAGCTTCGAGACCACAGATGAAAGTTTAAAAGAACATTTCTCACAGTGGGGCGAGATtgttgactgtattgtcatgaaAGATCCAGAAACAAAAAG gTCCAGGGGATTTGGTTTTATTACATACAAAGAGGCACAGAGCATAGAAGATGCCCAGGCTCACAGACCACACAATGTTGATGGCAGAGAAGTGGAATCCAAGCGAGCCATGCCCAGAAAT TCTGACGGCACAACAGAGTCATCAAAGGCGACCAAAAAGCTGTTTGTGGGTGGAGTGAAGGACGGAGACACAGAGGACGACTACATGAACCTGTTCAGTCAGGAGGGTGAGGTGGAGAAGGTCAACATGGTCACAGACAAGGACACCGGCAAACAGAAACCCTTCTGCTTTATCACCTTTGTGGACACTGATGCCACAGATAAATGCGTCT TGAAACACGAGTTTGAGGTGAATGGCCACTCGGTACAGGTGAAGAAAGCCGAAGAAAAGAACCAGCAGGCTGGTGGTCGAG GTTACGGTGGTTCTGGGTTTGGACAAG GGTATGGTGATCAAGGGGGCTATGGAGGGGGGCCAATGAGGGGATCAGGTTACTCACAGAGGGGATCGTCTGGACCATATGGCCAGG GTtatggtcgtggtggtggtcgcGGTGGCAGCAGCTGGCAGTAA
- the LOC127861016 gene encoding heterogeneous nuclear ribonucleoprotein A1, A2/B1 homolog isoform X2, translating into MDYGSYGNGYSSGGGGYGGGGGDYSSGGGSYGGGYGGGGYDGGSGYRGGRGRGGSRGGGRGGGRGGSRGSQNDYFKDPESEPFRKLFIGGLSFETTDESLKEHFSQWGEIVDCIVMKDPETKRSRGFGFITYKEAQSIEDAQAHRPHNVDGREVESKRAMPRNSDGTTESSKATKKLFVGGVKDGDTEDDYMNLFSQEGEVEKVNMVTDKDTGKQKPFCFITFVDTDATDKCVLKHEFEVNGHSVQVKKAEEKNQQAGGRGGGRGGRGGGGGGRGGGYGDQGGYGGGPMRGSGYSQRGSSGPYGQGYGRGGGRGGSSWQ; encoded by the exons ATGGATTACGGA TCATATGGCAATGGTTACAGCAGTGGAGGCGGTGGTTAcggaggtggtggtggtgactACAGCTCAGGTGGTGGCAGCTACGGGGGCGGTTATGGTGGGGGAGGATACGATGGTGGTAGTGGATACAGAG GTGGTAGAGGCCGTGGAGGGAGCCGAGGTGGCGGCAGGGGTGGAGGTCGCGGCGGCAGCAGGGGGTCACAAAACGACTACTTCAAGGACCCAGAGTCTGAGCCTTTCAGGAAACTTTTCATCGGAGGATTGAGCTTCGAGACCACAGATGAAAGTTTAAAAGAACATTTCTCACAGTGGGGCGAGATtgttgactgtattgtcatgaaAGATCCAGAAACAAAAAG gTCCAGGGGATTTGGTTTTATTACATACAAAGAGGCACAGAGCATAGAAGATGCCCAGGCTCACAGACCACACAATGTTGATGGCAGAGAAGTGGAATCCAAGCGAGCCATGCCCAGAAAT TCTGACGGCACAACAGAGTCATCAAAGGCGACCAAAAAGCTGTTTGTGGGTGGAGTGAAGGACGGAGACACAGAGGACGACTACATGAACCTGTTCAGTCAGGAGGGTGAGGTGGAGAAGGTCAACATGGTCACAGACAAGGACACCGGCAAACAGAAACCCTTCTGCTTTATCACCTTTGTGGACACTGATGCCACAGATAAATGCGTCT TGAAACACGAGTTTGAGGTGAATGGCCACTCGGTACAGGTGAAGAAAGCCGAAGAAAAGAACCAGCAGGCTGGTGGTCGAG GCGGCGGCAGGGGAGGTCgtggaggtggtggtggaggCAGGGGTGGAG GGTATGGTGATCAAGGGGGCTATGGAGGGGGGCCAATGAGGGGATCAGGTTACTCACAGAGGGGATCGTCTGGACCATATGGCCAGG GTtatggtcgtggtggtggtcgcGGTGGCAGCAGCTGGCAGTAA
- the LOC127861016 gene encoding heterogeneous nuclear ribonucleoprotein A1, A2/B1 homolog isoform X5, translating into MDYGSYGNGYSSGGGGYGGGGGDYSSGGGSYGGGYGGGGYDGGSGYRGGRGRGGSRGGGRGGGRGGSRGSQNDYFKDPESEPFRKLFIGGLSFETTDESLKEHFSQWGEIVDCIVMKDPETKRSRGFGFITYKEAQSIEDAQAHRPHNVDGREVESKRAMPRNSDGTTESSKATKKLFVGGVKDGDTEDDYMNLFSQEGEVEKVNMVTDKDTGKQKPFCFITFVDTDATDKCVLKHEFEVNGHSVQVKKAEEKNQQAGGRGGGRGGRGGGGGGRGGGYGGSGFGQGYGRGGGRGGSSWQ; encoded by the exons ATGGATTACGGA TCATATGGCAATGGTTACAGCAGTGGAGGCGGTGGTTAcggaggtggtggtggtgactACAGCTCAGGTGGTGGCAGCTACGGGGGCGGTTATGGTGGGGGAGGATACGATGGTGGTAGTGGATACAGAG GTGGTAGAGGCCGTGGAGGGAGCCGAGGTGGCGGCAGGGGTGGAGGTCGCGGCGGCAGCAGGGGGTCACAAAACGACTACTTCAAGGACCCAGAGTCTGAGCCTTTCAGGAAACTTTTCATCGGAGGATTGAGCTTCGAGACCACAGATGAAAGTTTAAAAGAACATTTCTCACAGTGGGGCGAGATtgttgactgtattgtcatgaaAGATCCAGAAACAAAAAG gTCCAGGGGATTTGGTTTTATTACATACAAAGAGGCACAGAGCATAGAAGATGCCCAGGCTCACAGACCACACAATGTTGATGGCAGAGAAGTGGAATCCAAGCGAGCCATGCCCAGAAAT TCTGACGGCACAACAGAGTCATCAAAGGCGACCAAAAAGCTGTTTGTGGGTGGAGTGAAGGACGGAGACACAGAGGACGACTACATGAACCTGTTCAGTCAGGAGGGTGAGGTGGAGAAGGTCAACATGGTCACAGACAAGGACACCGGCAAACAGAAACCCTTCTGCTTTATCACCTTTGTGGACACTGATGCCACAGATAAATGCGTCT TGAAACACGAGTTTGAGGTGAATGGCCACTCGGTACAGGTGAAGAAAGCCGAAGAAAAGAACCAGCAGGCTGGTGGTCGAG GCGGCGGCAGGGGAGGTCgtggaggtggtggtggaggCAGGGGTGGAG GTTACGGTGGTTCTGGGTTTGGACAAG GTtatggtcgtggtggtggtcgcGGTGGCAGCAGCTGGCAGTAA
- the LOC127861016 gene encoding heterogeneous nuclear ribonucleoprotein A1, A2/B1 homolog isoform X1, producing MDYGSYGNGYSSGGGGYGGGGGDYSSGGGSYGGGYGGGGYDGGSGYRGGRGRGGSRGGGRGGGRGGSRGSQNDYFKDPESEPFRKLFIGGLSFETTDESLKEHFSQWGEIVDCIVMKDPETKRSRGFGFITYKEAQSIEDAQAHRPHNVDGREVESKRAMPRNSDGTTESSKATKKLFVGGVKDGDTEDDYMNLFSQEGEVEKVNMVTDKDTGKQKPFCFITFVDTDATDKCVLKHEFEVNGHSVQVKKAEEKNQQAGGRGGGRGGRGGGGGGRGGGYGGSGFGQGYGDQGGYGGGPMRGSGYSQRGSSGPYGQGYGRGGGRGGSSWQ from the exons ATGGATTACGGA TCATATGGCAATGGTTACAGCAGTGGAGGCGGTGGTTAcggaggtggtggtggtgactACAGCTCAGGTGGTGGCAGCTACGGGGGCGGTTATGGTGGGGGAGGATACGATGGTGGTAGTGGATACAGAG GTGGTAGAGGCCGTGGAGGGAGCCGAGGTGGCGGCAGGGGTGGAGGTCGCGGCGGCAGCAGGGGGTCACAAAACGACTACTTCAAGGACCCAGAGTCTGAGCCTTTCAGGAAACTTTTCATCGGAGGATTGAGCTTCGAGACCACAGATGAAAGTTTAAAAGAACATTTCTCACAGTGGGGCGAGATtgttgactgtattgtcatgaaAGATCCAGAAACAAAAAG gTCCAGGGGATTTGGTTTTATTACATACAAAGAGGCACAGAGCATAGAAGATGCCCAGGCTCACAGACCACACAATGTTGATGGCAGAGAAGTGGAATCCAAGCGAGCCATGCCCAGAAAT TCTGACGGCACAACAGAGTCATCAAAGGCGACCAAAAAGCTGTTTGTGGGTGGAGTGAAGGACGGAGACACAGAGGACGACTACATGAACCTGTTCAGTCAGGAGGGTGAGGTGGAGAAGGTCAACATGGTCACAGACAAGGACACCGGCAAACAGAAACCCTTCTGCTTTATCACCTTTGTGGACACTGATGCCACAGATAAATGCGTCT TGAAACACGAGTTTGAGGTGAATGGCCACTCGGTACAGGTGAAGAAAGCCGAAGAAAAGAACCAGCAGGCTGGTGGTCGAG GCGGCGGCAGGGGAGGTCgtggaggtggtggtggaggCAGGGGTGGAG GTTACGGTGGTTCTGGGTTTGGACAAG GGTATGGTGATCAAGGGGGCTATGGAGGGGGGCCAATGAGGGGATCAGGTTACTCACAGAGGGGATCGTCTGGACCATATGGCCAGG GTtatggtcgtggtggtggtcgcGGTGGCAGCAGCTGGCAGTAA
- the LOC127861016 gene encoding heterogeneous nuclear ribonucleoprotein A1, A2/B1 homolog isoform X7, which produces MDYGSYGNGYSSGGGGYGGGGGDYSSGGGSYGGGYGGGGYDGGSGYRGGRGRGGSRGGGRGGGRGGSRGSQNDYFKDPESEPFRKLFIGGLSFETTDESLKEHFSQWGEIVDCIVMKDPETKRSRGFGFITYKEAQSIEDAQAHRPHNVDGREVESKRAMPRNSDGTTESSKATKKLFVGGVKDGDTEDDYMNLFSQEGEVEKVNMVTDKDTGKQKPFCFITFVDTDATDKCVLKHEFEVNGHSVQVKKAEEKNQQAGGRGYGRGGGRGGSSWQ; this is translated from the exons ATGGATTACGGA TCATATGGCAATGGTTACAGCAGTGGAGGCGGTGGTTAcggaggtggtggtggtgactACAGCTCAGGTGGTGGCAGCTACGGGGGCGGTTATGGTGGGGGAGGATACGATGGTGGTAGTGGATACAGAG GTGGTAGAGGCCGTGGAGGGAGCCGAGGTGGCGGCAGGGGTGGAGGTCGCGGCGGCAGCAGGGGGTCACAAAACGACTACTTCAAGGACCCAGAGTCTGAGCCTTTCAGGAAACTTTTCATCGGAGGATTGAGCTTCGAGACCACAGATGAAAGTTTAAAAGAACATTTCTCACAGTGGGGCGAGATtgttgactgtattgtcatgaaAGATCCAGAAACAAAAAG gTCCAGGGGATTTGGTTTTATTACATACAAAGAGGCACAGAGCATAGAAGATGCCCAGGCTCACAGACCACACAATGTTGATGGCAGAGAAGTGGAATCCAAGCGAGCCATGCCCAGAAAT TCTGACGGCACAACAGAGTCATCAAAGGCGACCAAAAAGCTGTTTGTGGGTGGAGTGAAGGACGGAGACACAGAGGACGACTACATGAACCTGTTCAGTCAGGAGGGTGAGGTGGAGAAGGTCAACATGGTCACAGACAAGGACACCGGCAAACAGAAACCCTTCTGCTTTATCACCTTTGTGGACACTGATGCCACAGATAAATGCGTCT TGAAACACGAGTTTGAGGTGAATGGCCACTCGGTACAGGTGAAGAAAGCCGAAGAAAAGAACCAGCAGGCTGGTGGTCGAG GTtatggtcgtggtggtggtcgcGGTGGCAGCAGCTGGCAGTAA
- the LOC127861016 gene encoding heterogeneous nuclear ribonucleoprotein A1, A2/B1 homolog isoform X6 yields the protein MDYGSYGNGYSSGGGGYGGGGGDYSSGGGSYGGGYGGGGYDGGSGYRGGRGRGGSRGGGRGGGRGGSRGSQNDYFKDPESEPFRKLFIGGLSFETTDESLKEHFSQWGEIVDCIVMKDPETKRSRGFGFITYKEAQSIEDAQAHRPHNVDGREVESKRAMPRNSDGTTESSKATKKLFVGGVKDGDTEDDYMNLFSQEGEVEKVNMVTDKDTGKQKPFCFITFVDTDATDKCVLKHEFEVNGHSVQVKKAEEKNQQAGGRGYGGSGFGQGYGRGGGRGGSSWQ from the exons ATGGATTACGGA TCATATGGCAATGGTTACAGCAGTGGAGGCGGTGGTTAcggaggtggtggtggtgactACAGCTCAGGTGGTGGCAGCTACGGGGGCGGTTATGGTGGGGGAGGATACGATGGTGGTAGTGGATACAGAG GTGGTAGAGGCCGTGGAGGGAGCCGAGGTGGCGGCAGGGGTGGAGGTCGCGGCGGCAGCAGGGGGTCACAAAACGACTACTTCAAGGACCCAGAGTCTGAGCCTTTCAGGAAACTTTTCATCGGAGGATTGAGCTTCGAGACCACAGATGAAAGTTTAAAAGAACATTTCTCACAGTGGGGCGAGATtgttgactgtattgtcatgaaAGATCCAGAAACAAAAAG gTCCAGGGGATTTGGTTTTATTACATACAAAGAGGCACAGAGCATAGAAGATGCCCAGGCTCACAGACCACACAATGTTGATGGCAGAGAAGTGGAATCCAAGCGAGCCATGCCCAGAAAT TCTGACGGCACAACAGAGTCATCAAAGGCGACCAAAAAGCTGTTTGTGGGTGGAGTGAAGGACGGAGACACAGAGGACGACTACATGAACCTGTTCAGTCAGGAGGGTGAGGTGGAGAAGGTCAACATGGTCACAGACAAGGACACCGGCAAACAGAAACCCTTCTGCTTTATCACCTTTGTGGACACTGATGCCACAGATAAATGCGTCT TGAAACACGAGTTTGAGGTGAATGGCCACTCGGTACAGGTGAAGAAAGCCGAAGAAAAGAACCAGCAGGCTGGTGGTCGAG GTTACGGTGGTTCTGGGTTTGGACAAG GTtatggtcgtggtggtggtcgcGGTGGCAGCAGCTGGCAGTAA
- the LOC127861016 gene encoding heterogeneous nuclear ribonucleoprotein A1, A2/B1 homolog isoform X4 has product MDYGSYGNGYSSGGGGYGGGGGDYSSGGGSYGGGYGGGGYDGGSGYRGGRGRGGSRGGGRGGGRGGSRGSQNDYFKDPESEPFRKLFIGGLSFETTDESLKEHFSQWGEIVDCIVMKDPETKRSRGFGFITYKEAQSIEDAQAHRPHNVDGREVESKRAMPRNSDGTTESSKATKKLFVGGVKDGDTEDDYMNLFSQEGEVEKVNMVTDKDTGKQKPFCFITFVDTDATDKCVLKHEFEVNGHSVQVKKAEEKNQQAGGRGYGDQGGYGGGPMRGSGYSQRGSSGPYGQGYGRGGGRGGSSWQ; this is encoded by the exons ATGGATTACGGA TCATATGGCAATGGTTACAGCAGTGGAGGCGGTGGTTAcggaggtggtggtggtgactACAGCTCAGGTGGTGGCAGCTACGGGGGCGGTTATGGTGGGGGAGGATACGATGGTGGTAGTGGATACAGAG GTGGTAGAGGCCGTGGAGGGAGCCGAGGTGGCGGCAGGGGTGGAGGTCGCGGCGGCAGCAGGGGGTCACAAAACGACTACTTCAAGGACCCAGAGTCTGAGCCTTTCAGGAAACTTTTCATCGGAGGATTGAGCTTCGAGACCACAGATGAAAGTTTAAAAGAACATTTCTCACAGTGGGGCGAGATtgttgactgtattgtcatgaaAGATCCAGAAACAAAAAG gTCCAGGGGATTTGGTTTTATTACATACAAAGAGGCACAGAGCATAGAAGATGCCCAGGCTCACAGACCACACAATGTTGATGGCAGAGAAGTGGAATCCAAGCGAGCCATGCCCAGAAAT TCTGACGGCACAACAGAGTCATCAAAGGCGACCAAAAAGCTGTTTGTGGGTGGAGTGAAGGACGGAGACACAGAGGACGACTACATGAACCTGTTCAGTCAGGAGGGTGAGGTGGAGAAGGTCAACATGGTCACAGACAAGGACACCGGCAAACAGAAACCCTTCTGCTTTATCACCTTTGTGGACACTGATGCCACAGATAAATGCGTCT TGAAACACGAGTTTGAGGTGAATGGCCACTCGGTACAGGTGAAGAAAGCCGAAGAAAAGAACCAGCAGGCTGGTGGTCGAG GGTATGGTGATCAAGGGGGCTATGGAGGGGGGCCAATGAGGGGATCAGGTTACTCACAGAGGGGATCGTCTGGACCATATGGCCAGG GTtatggtcgtggtggtggtcgcGGTGGCAGCAGCTGGCAGTAA
- the LOC127861018 gene encoding solute carrier family 35 member B1-like — protein sequence MALVFVQCIINSLCAKAAMMMFAREKDTTPTKMYALCSLSYLGAMLASNQSLQYISYPTQVIGKSVKPIPVMILGILLAKKRYPPAKFVFIFMVCLGVALFMMKDKKASDKDASQGWGFGEILLMVSLTLDGLTGASQDRMTAEHKTGAYQMMLHINLWSVLWLAVGLLMSGEGLLFLGFVQRFPEVLTKMVIFGIASAIGQVFIFITVTTFGPLPCSIITTTRKFFTILGSVIIFQNPMNSRQWVGTVLVFLGLGLDSAYGKEKKDSKSAKPVSASR from the exons ATGGCCCTTGTTTTTGTACAGTGCATCATCAACTCACTGTGTGCTAAAGCAG CTATGATGATGTTTGCGCGAGAGAAAGACACGACTCCAACAAAGATGTATGCCCTGTGTTCATTGTCCTACCTCGGTGCAATGTTAGCCAGTAACCAGTCTCTGCAATATATCAGTTACCCTACTCAG GTCATCGGTAAATCCGTGAAACCTATTCCTGTGATGATCCTTGGCATTCTGCTGGCCAAGAAACGCTACCCTCCCGCCAAGTTTGTATTCATCTTCATGGTCTGCCTGGGGGTTGCTTTGTTTATGATGAAGGATAAAAAGGCGTCGGATAAGGATGCAAGCCAGGGCTGGGGATTTGGGGAAATACTCTTG ATGGTTTCACTGACGCTGGATGGGCTCACAGGGGCATCTCAAGACCGTATGACGGCTGAACACAAGACAGGGGCCTATCAGATGATGTTGCACATCAACCTGTGGTCCGTGCTTTGGTTGGCAGTGG GTCTGCTGATGTCGGGGGAAGGGCTGTTATTCCTCGGTTTCGTTCAGCGATTTCCAGAAGTTCTTACCAAGATGGTCATATTTGGCATTGCAAGCGCCATTGGACAG GTGTTCATTTTCATAACGGTGACGACATTCGGTCCACTCCCATGTTCCATCATCACGACTACGCGTAAATTCTTCACCATTCTCGGCTCTGTGATCATCTTTCAGAACCCCATGAATTCCCGCCAGTGGGTCGGCACTGTTCTCGTATTTCTGGGTCTCGGACTAGACAGTGCCTACGGAAAAGAGAAAAAGGACTCGAAATCTGCAAAACCAGTTTCTGCATCTAGATAA